A genomic window from Sphingobacterium spiritivorum includes:
- a CDS encoding TonB-dependent receptor: MNKLIIFLVFLFPCALSAQTIKGKVTDNNNNPLSGANVYWLGTTKGTLTSDKGEFEISLEDISDKKLIASYVGYSADTIEINNQTFVEFILEEAHTLDEIIISRQRDGVIISNIKPIKTEQITQTELAKAACCDLAGCFETQTTVQPQTTNVITNSKELRILGLSGVYNQVLIDGFPMIQGLAYTYGISSIPGTLVDNIYVSKGANSVIQGYESISGQINVETKDPDNTDKLLLNLYMNNFMEKHLNANYAFKQGKWSNLTAFHTVQPANKIDRDKDGFLDLPLLTRYMIFNKWKYGNEKDWGWNSRIGLRFFNEQRIGGQTSFNAKSDKGSTNVYGQSVNINQPEIWTKTGYRFNDKHNIVFFASAFHQGQNSYFGTVKYNAQQTNFYGNIQYELNYDRNDLKAGISYRHLNLNEDIGFTDTFLHRTYAGKYQRLENIPGLFVENTMRFFDDKLTWIAGVRSDHHNQFGFQFTPRTLVKYDITPKTIIRANVGTGWRTVNLFSENIGLLVSSRDIIFAEQLQPEKAVNLGLNLTQKFDLKDGDLSGYFSADYYRTNFQNQIFPDYDTDPTKAIIKNFTGTSVSNGFQAELYLKIWKRFEFKTGYNYLDVYREVGKAKQLLPFNPKHKVITTFSYKPMSNKFHFDMNVHWFGKQRLPDTKTNPVEFQRPDFSEPYTIVNAQFTYNFKKFEVYAGCENIFDFRQNQPIISWQNPFSPYFDTSSVWGPTRGREMYIGVRFRIEN, encoded by the coding sequence CGAGCGACAAAGGGGAATTTGAAATATCACTCGAAGACATTTCTGATAAGAAACTGATTGCAAGTTATGTGGGATATTCGGCCGACACGATTGAGATTAACAATCAAACATTTGTTGAGTTCATATTAGAGGAAGCCCACACTCTTGATGAAATCATAATTTCACGACAACGTGACGGAGTAATTATTTCGAATATTAAGCCGATTAAAACTGAACAGATTACTCAAACGGAACTTGCAAAAGCCGCTTGTTGCGATTTAGCAGGTTGCTTTGAAACACAAACAACCGTACAACCGCAAACAACTAATGTAATAACAAACTCAAAAGAGCTTCGCATTTTGGGTTTGTCGGGCGTTTACAACCAAGTTTTGATTGACGGTTTTCCGATGATACAAGGTTTGGCATATACTTATGGTATAAGCAGTATTCCGGGTACATTGGTTGATAATATTTATGTTTCCAAAGGAGCAAACAGCGTTATTCAGGGTTATGAAAGCATAAGCGGACAAATTAATGTAGAAACAAAAGACCCTGATAATACAGACAAATTGTTGCTCAACCTGTATATGAATAATTTTATGGAAAAGCATTTAAACGCCAACTATGCTTTCAAACAAGGCAAGTGGAGCAATCTTACAGCTTTTCATACAGTACAACCCGCTAATAAAATTGACAGGGATAAAGATGGTTTTTTAGATTTACCATTGCTCACTCGCTATATGATTTTTAACAAATGGAAGTATGGTAATGAAAAAGATTGGGGTTGGAACAGTAGAATTGGTTTACGCTTCTTTAATGAACAACGAATTGGCGGACAAACCTCTTTCAATGCAAAAAGTGACAAAGGAAGCACTAATGTTTATGGTCAATCAGTAAATATCAACCAGCCTGAAATTTGGACTAAAACAGGATATCGCTTTAACGATAAACACAATATTGTATTTTTTGCTTCGGCATTTCATCAGGGACAAAATTCGTATTTCGGAACGGTAAAATACAACGCTCAACAAACCAATTTTTATGGTAATATTCAGTATGAGTTAAATTACGACCGAAATGATTTAAAAGCAGGTATTAGTTATCGTCATTTGAATTTGAATGAAGACATAGGCTTTACCGATACTTTTTTACATCGAACTTATGCCGGAAAATATCAGAGATTAGAAAATATTCCCGGACTGTTTGTTGAAAATACAATGAGGTTTTTTGATGACAAGCTAACTTGGATTGCAGGAGTTCGTAGCGACCATCACAACCAGTTTGGCTTTCAGTTTACGCCACGAACACTTGTAAAGTATGACATAACACCAAAAACCATTATTCGAGCAAATGTTGGTACTGGTTGGCGAACAGTAAACTTGTTTAGCGAAAACATCGGATTACTTGTAAGTTCAAGGGATATCATTTTTGCAGAACAACTACAACCGGAAAAAGCTGTAAATCTTGGACTTAATCTTACTCAAAAGTTTGATTTGAAAGACGGAGATTTATCCGGTTATTTTAGTGCCGATTATTACAGAACCAATTTTCAAAATCAAATCTTCCCTGATTATGATACTGATCCTACAAAAGCAATCATTAAAAACTTTACCGGAACAAGTGTTAGTAACGGGTTCCAGGCGGAGTTATATTTAAAAATATGGAAGAGGTTTGAATTTAAAACAGGATATAATTACTTAGATGTTTACCGCGAAGTTGGAAAAGCAAAACAGCTTTTGCCTTTCAATCCAAAGCATAAGGTAATTACAACATTTAGCTATAAGCCTATGTCAAATAAGTTTCATTTTGATATGAATGTACATTGGTTTGGCAAACAACGTTTACCTGATACCAAAACAAATCCAGTAGAATTTCAGCGACCTGATTTTTCAGAACCATACACAATCGTAAATGCGCAGTTTACCTACAACTTCAAGAAATTTGAAGTGTACGCAGGTTGTGAGAATATTTTTGACTTCCGACAAAACCAACCGATAATAAGTTGGCAAAATCCGTTCAGTCCATACTTTGACACATCTTCCGTTTGGGGTCCAACAAGAGGTCGGGAAATGTATATTGGAGTAAGATTTAGAATAGAGAATTAG
- a CDS encoding RteC domain-containing protein, with translation MDKFYKKTLYELETTIHELEIETEYPIQRIEAVIVLIVNSLSKLKEFVLKKGFKNIDEEILFFKCQKPIIVAKLIYYNAIYKIETKKPYGAKPIRKFLDEELNKLKRFFDNNLEFYKYYRTNNSFIDDKLFVRDKYDIKLSLDTYYFEADHRFSTSHDYKVAKIIANDLIQDYLEDQLSKTATSDKPTTLHWTGSKTALTELIYALHSQGIFNNANADIKPIVKVFESTFNVDLGDFYHTFLELKSRKMNRTKFLDSLKESLIKKMDEQDGR, from the coding sequence ATGGATAAATTTTATAAGAAAACACTGTATGAGCTGGAAACAACAATCCACGAATTAGAAATTGAAACCGAATATCCAATCCAAAGAATAGAGGCTGTAATAGTTCTTATTGTAAATTCTTTGTCTAAGTTAAAGGAGTTCGTCTTAAAAAAGGGATTTAAGAATATTGATGAAGAAATCCTATTTTTTAAATGTCAGAAACCTATTATCGTTGCAAAGCTCATTTATTATAATGCCATTTATAAAATTGAAACGAAAAAGCCCTATGGAGCAAAACCTATTAGAAAATTCCTTGATGAAGAATTGAACAAGCTCAAAAGGTTCTTTGACAACAACCTTGAATTTTATAAATACTATCGGACAAATAACTCTTTTATTGATGACAAGCTATTTGTAAGGGACAAGTACGATATAAAACTAAGTTTAGACACCTACTATTTTGAGGCTGACCATCGCTTTTCCACTTCCCACGATTACAAAGTAGCAAAAATTATTGCCAATGATTTGATACAGGACTACCTCGAAGACCAACTATCAAAAACAGCCACAAGCGACAAACCGACAACCCTGCATTGGACAGGTAGCAAGACCGCTTTAACCGAATTGATTTATGCACTACATTCACAAGGCATATTCAATAACGCCAATGCAGATATTAAACCTATCGTCAAAGTCTTTGAAAGCACTTTTAATGTTGATTTGGGAGATTTCTATCACACGTTTTTAGAACTCAAATCCCGAAAAATGAACAGAACTAAATTCCTTGACAGCCTTAAAGAAAGCCTTATCAAAAAAATGGACGAGCAGGACGGTAGGTAG
- a CDS encoding MFS transporter: MNVMSSPSATVDNPKILNAAVIVAALGYFVDIYDLLLFSIVRVPSLQALGYSGEQLTSHGIFLLNIQMVGMLVGGIFWGILGDKKGRLSVLFGSICLYSIANIANGFVTTIEGYSLWRLVAGIGLAGELGAGITLVTEIMPKEKRGLATTIVASVGVSGAVVAYFVAQFFSWEVCYFIGGGLGLSLLALRIGVRESAMFAKTLHQKHASRGDFLSLFKDAGRFLKYLKCIIIGVPLWFVVGILITLSPEFGKVLGVQGEVSAGAAVACCYGGLVVGDILSGFLSQILKSRKKVVYVFLSLAVISVSAYFSLTGLSVTAFYFICFFLGLSVGYWVIFMTIAAEQFGTNIRATVTTTVPNFVRGAVVPLTILFQFLYTSFDNLIYAGICVGLLCLLLAFWAIRGMQETFSKDLNYLEEEGK, translated from the coding sequence ATGAATGTAATGAGTAGTCCATCCGCTACTGTGGATAATCCAAAAATACTTAACGCTGCTGTGATTGTGGCAGCGTTGGGTTATTTTGTAGATATATATGACCTGCTGCTTTTCAGCATTGTCCGTGTTCCCAGCCTGCAGGCATTAGGGTATAGCGGAGAACAACTGACCAGTCATGGAATATTTCTTTTAAATATACAGATGGTGGGTATGTTGGTAGGTGGTATTTTCTGGGGTATTCTGGGTGATAAGAAGGGCCGCCTGTCTGTATTATTTGGGTCAATCTGTCTGTACTCCATCGCAAATATTGCCAATGGTTTTGTAACGACAATTGAAGGGTACAGTTTGTGGCGTTTAGTTGCAGGAATAGGTCTGGCCGGCGAATTAGGAGCGGGTATTACCCTTGTCACGGAAATTATGCCTAAAGAAAAAAGAGGGCTGGCGACCACAATTGTTGCTTCGGTCGGAGTCAGCGGAGCGGTAGTTGCGTATTTTGTAGCACAGTTCTTCTCCTGGGAAGTATGTTATTTTATCGGTGGAGGATTGGGACTTTCTTTACTGGCACTGCGCATAGGTGTCAGAGAATCTGCAATGTTTGCCAAGACACTCCATCAGAAACACGCTTCGAGAGGTGATTTTTTGTCTCTGTTTAAAGATGCCGGACGCTTTTTGAAGTATCTGAAATGTATAATTATAGGCGTCCCGTTATGGTTTGTGGTAGGGATTCTGATTACCTTATCACCAGAGTTTGGTAAAGTGCTTGGCGTACAGGGAGAGGTAAGTGCAGGTGCTGCTGTAGCCTGTTGTTACGGAGGGTTGGTAGTAGGTGATATCCTGAGCGGATTTCTCAGCCAGATACTCAAAAGCCGTAAAAAAGTCGTGTATGTATTCCTTTCGTTGGCAGTTATAAGTGTTTCAGCTTATTTCTCGCTGACAGGATTGTCTGTGACAGCATTCTACTTTATTTGCTTTTTCCTTGGGCTTTCGGTAGGCTATTGGGTAATCTTTATGACCATTGCAGCAGAGCAATTCGGTACCAATATCCGCGCCACAGTTACGACTACAGTGCCTAACTTTGTGAGAGGGGCGGTTGTACCTCTGACGATATTGTTTCAGTTTCTCTATACTTCATTTGACAATCTGATCTATGCCGGTATCTGTGTGGGCTTGTTGTGTCTGCTGTTAGCTTTTTGGGCAATCAGAGGCATGCAGGAGACTTTTTCAAAAGATCTCAATTACCTGGAAGAAGAAGGGAAATAA
- a CDS encoding AGE family epimerase/isomerase, whose protein sequence is MKIYSDIYKNELLEQVIPFWEKYSIDRECGGYFTCLDRQGNVFDQDKFMWLQGRQVWMFSFLYQHCEQKQEWLDIALHGAAFMEQYGRDVEGNWYFSLNREGKPLVQPYNIFSDCFATMGFSALHKATGNTTYSAIAKQTFEQILKRRSDTKGVYNKIYPGTRDLRNFSLPMILSNLALEMEELLDKQVVEQLLDEIIHEVMEVFYNEERGIIFENVNPDGSFSNSFEGRLLNPGHTLEAMWFIMDLAVRKGDRSLINKALEIALKALEYGWDKEYEGIFYFLDSEGHPPQQLEWDQKLWWVHLEALVCMAKAWKLTGDERAKAWFVKLHDYSWEKFRDAEYGEWYGYLNRRGEVLLPLKGGKWKGCFHAPRALWQIHQTLV, encoded by the coding sequence ATGAAGATATACAGTGATATATATAAGAATGAATTATTAGAACAGGTGATTCCGTTTTGGGAAAAATATTCCATAGACCGGGAGTGCGGAGGGTATTTCACATGTCTGGATCGGCAGGGTAACGTCTTTGATCAGGACAAATTTATGTGGTTGCAGGGACGTCAGGTGTGGATGTTTTCATTCCTTTACCAGCATTGTGAACAAAAACAGGAATGGCTGGATATTGCTCTTCACGGTGCTGCATTTATGGAACAATATGGAAGAGACGTAGAAGGGAACTGGTATTTTTCACTCAATAGAGAAGGGAAACCACTCGTGCAACCTTATAATATCTTTTCGGATTGTTTTGCAACGATGGGATTCAGCGCACTGCATAAGGCTACCGGAAATACGACATACAGTGCTATCGCCAAACAGACATTTGAGCAGATACTGAAGAGGAGATCCGATACCAAAGGCGTATACAATAAAATATATCCTGGAACACGGGACTTGCGTAACTTTTCCCTTCCCATGATCCTGAGTAATCTGGCTTTGGAAATGGAAGAGTTGTTAGATAAGCAAGTCGTGGAACAATTGCTGGATGAGATCATTCATGAGGTAATGGAAGTGTTTTATAATGAAGAGCGGGGCATTATTTTTGAAAATGTCAATCCGGACGGTAGCTTCAGCAATAGTTTTGAAGGCCGGTTGCTCAATCCCGGACATACATTAGAAGCCATGTGGTTTATTATGGATCTGGCCGTTCGGAAAGGAGATCGTTCCCTTATCAATAAAGCATTGGAAATTGCGCTGAAAGCATTGGAATATGGCTGGGATAAAGAGTATGAAGGCATATTTTATTTTCTGGATAGTGAGGGACATCCTCCACAGCAATTGGAATGGGATCAAAAACTCTGGTGGGTACATCTGGAAGCTCTGGTATGTATGGCCAAAGCCTGGAAGCTGACCGGAGACGAGCGTGCGAAAGCCTGGTTTGTGAAATTACATGATTACAGCTGGGAGAAATTCAGAGATGCCGAATACGGGGAATGGTACGGCTATCTCAACAGAAGAGGAGAAGTCCTGCTTCCTCTAAAAGGGGGGAAATGGAAAGGGTGCTTCCATGCTCCGCGTGCACTCTGGCAGATTCATCAAACTTTAGTTTAA
- a CDS encoding DUF4434 domain-containing protein, with protein sequence MKITGTFIDEISHDIPHQNWGAEEWDRDFAYMKAVGIDTVIMIRSGYRNFITYPSEYLMSKHGCYRPSMDLVELYLTLADKYEMKFYFGLYDSGVYWDTGNLQFEIDANRFVIDEVWQKYGHYKSFGGWYISTEISRRTKGATEAFYTLGKQCKDVSNGLPTFISPWIDGKKAVMASSASLSKEDAVSVKEHEQEWGEIFDGISGAIDAVAFQDGHIDYHELPAFFEINKKLADRYGLECWTNAESFDRDMPIKFLPIKFDKLRLKLEAAHAAGYDKAITFEFSHFMSPQSAYLQAGHLYNRYKEYINTLGF encoded by the coding sequence GTGAAGATTACAGGGACATTTATCGACGAAATATCGCATGATATTCCGCATCAGAACTGGGGTGCGGAAGAATGGGACAGGGATTTTGCATATATGAAAGCCGTAGGTATTGATACGGTGATTATGATCCGCAGCGGATACCGTAATTTTATTACTTATCCGTCAGAATACCTGATGAGCAAGCACGGTTGTTATCGTCCTTCTATGGACCTGGTAGAGCTGTATCTTACTCTCGCTGACAAGTATGAAATGAAATTTTACTTCGGGCTCTATGACAGCGGTGTGTATTGGGATACCGGAAATCTGCAGTTTGAAATCGATGCCAACAGGTTTGTGATTGATGAAGTATGGCAGAAGTACGGGCATTATAAAAGTTTTGGCGGATGGTATATCAGTACAGAGATAAGCCGAAGAACAAAAGGTGCCACAGAGGCTTTCTATACTCTGGGAAAACAGTGTAAAGATGTAAGCAATGGTCTGCCGACATTTATTTCTCCCTGGATAGATGGCAAAAAAGCAGTCATGGCTTCCAGCGCATCCCTTAGTAAAGAAGATGCTGTGTCTGTCAAGGAACATGAGCAGGAGTGGGGTGAAATCTTTGATGGAATCTCCGGAGCGATAGATGCAGTCGCTTTTCAGGATGGACATATTGATTATCATGAGCTCCCGGCATTCTTTGAGATCAATAAGAAACTTGCTGATCGCTACGGACTGGAGTGCTGGACCAATGCTGAATCCTTTGACCGGGATATGCCGATCAAATTTCTGCCGATCAAGTTTGATAAGCTGAGATTAAAGCTCGAAGCTGCTCATGCTGCTGGCTACGATAAAGCAATAACATTTGAATTTTCACATTTTATGAGTCCACAGTCGGCTTATCTGCAGGCAGGACATTTATACAACAGATATAAGGAATACATCAATACATTAGGATTTTAA
- a CDS encoding GDSL-type esterase/lipase family protein, whose translation MHKNLIALIAVLCSIHVQAQKIDSSYNNTYYQGRMELFNSLQIPHSAIVFLGNSITERGMWHELLSGKPVVNRGIGGDNTFGVLARIQPVIDAKPKKVFLLIGVNDISRNLPVDVTAANYEKIIQRFKKGSPKTILYVQSVLPVNDAILKADYIKNKGHLIIELNKRIKALAAQYNVPFIELYSLFNDGQGNLLPEFTNDGIHLKPAAYVKWVDFLKRNKYL comes from the coding sequence ATGCATAAGAATTTAATCGCATTGATAGCTGTGCTGTGCAGCATACATGTACAGGCACAAAAAATTGACTCCAGTTATAACAACACGTATTATCAGGGACGAATGGAATTATTCAATTCTCTTCAGATTCCGCATTCAGCAATTGTCTTTCTGGGTAACAGTATTACCGAGAGAGGAATGTGGCATGAACTACTGAGTGGAAAACCCGTTGTCAACAGAGGTATCGGGGGAGATAATACGTTTGGAGTATTAGCCAGAATACAGCCTGTCATAGATGCCAAACCTAAGAAAGTATTCTTGTTGATCGGTGTCAACGACATCTCACGCAATCTGCCTGTAGACGTGACGGCAGCCAATTATGAAAAGATTATTCAGCGCTTCAAAAAGGGAAGTCCTAAAACTATACTGTATGTACAGAGTGTATTGCCTGTAAATGATGCAATACTGAAAGCAGATTACATCAAAAACAAAGGTCATCTCATTATCGAATTGAACAAGCGGATCAAAGCATTGGCTGCACAGTACAATGTGCCGTTTATTGAATTGTATTCTTTATTCAATGATGGTCAGGGCAATTTGTTGCCTGAGTTCACCAACGATGGCATACATCTGAAACCTGCGGCCTATGTGAAATGGGTTGATTTTCTGAAGCGTAACAAGTATTTATAA
- a CDS encoding GDSL-type esterase/lipase family protein → MEKKRIYMILILCLQMITGLFAQEAVIDSSYANSYYQKRQDYYDQLPKVKNAIVFLGNSITEAGQWYEIAQVPHIINRGISGDVTYGILNRLSSVTALHPKKIFMTVGINDVKRGIPPEYTVKNIERIIKRVRKESPKTKLLIQSVLPVRESMFTDGYQRVTNQKVVLLNEKIKMLCQQYKVPFIDVHQAIFSDKEGRLKQELTTDGIHLRAEAYIQWIDYLKTKKYL, encoded by the coding sequence ATGGAGAAGAAGCGTATTTATATGATCCTGATCCTGTGTCTGCAGATGATAACAGGATTATTTGCACAGGAAGCAGTAATAGACAGTAGCTATGCAAACAGTTATTATCAGAAGCGCCAGGACTATTACGATCAGTTGCCTAAAGTGAAGAATGCTATTGTCTTTCTGGGGAACAGTATCACAGAAGCAGGTCAATGGTATGAAATCGCACAGGTACCTCATATTATCAACAGAGGTATCAGCGGAGATGTGACGTACGGTATATTGAACAGGTTGTCTTCTGTTACTGCTCTTCACCCGAAAAAAATCTTTATGACAGTAGGAATTAACGATGTTAAAAGAGGTATTCCTCCGGAATATACAGTAAAGAATATAGAAAGGATTATTAAAAGAGTGCGTAAAGAATCCCCGAAAACAAAATTGCTGATTCAGAGTGTACTGCCGGTTCGCGAATCTATGTTTACAGATGGTTACCAGCGTGTGACCAATCAAAAGGTAGTACTGCTCAACGAAAAGATCAAAATGCTGTGTCAGCAATATAAGGTTCCGTTTATAGATGTCCATCAGGCTATATTCAGCGACAAGGAGGGACGCCTGAAACAAGAGCTGACAACAGATGGGATACATCTCCGGGCAGAAGCTTATATACAATGGATCGACTACCTGAAAACCAAGAAATATTTATAA
- a CDS encoding sodium:solute symporter family protein produces MSLSLVDISIIFVYIIGIIGLGFYISTKASKDLQSYFLGGNTMKWYYLGLSNASGMFDTSGTMWTVSILFIYGLKSAWIPWLWPVWNQVFVFVYLAIWMRRSGVMTGAQWITFRFGDGKGSKLSHIIIVAFAVISVIGFIAYFFEGIGKFCTSILPWDLSVDILGYHLSSARSYALIICALTTLYTVKGGMYSVVATEVLQFFIMTLACFAIGYIAYNAVTAEQIRAAIPDGWLDMSFGWTLDLDWSKTQVPNANDKILSDGFGMFGALFMMMVFKGIFASIAGPVPSYDMQRVLSSRTPSDAAKMSVSSIFVMYIPRYLMVASFAVLGLVYLGPEMGQMGANIDFEKVLPEAVNRFVPIGLKGLILAGFLSAFMGTFSAFVNAAPAYIVNDIYKKYVNPNASNAKYIRLSIISSVLLVIIGIIFGFNAASLNKITLWITSALYGGYVAANVLKWVWWRFSGDGYFWGMLFGLIASTLKLFLFPEIVDIYIFPIIFLFSLLGCIIGTYLKPLENRETVKEFYKKTKPWGFWGPIKKEVEMEDPSFVSNSGFKRDMFNVVIGIVWQMAQVVIPIYFMVRENTKMVIWCAVLILTSILLKKFWWNKLPEADK; encoded by the coding sequence ATGAGTCTAAGTTTAGTCGATATAAGCATCATATTTGTTTATATCATTGGTATAATAGGATTGGGATTTTATATCTCTACAAAAGCATCTAAAGATCTGCAATCTTATTTTTTAGGGGGCAATACGATGAAATGGTATTACCTGGGGCTGAGTAACGCGTCCGGAATGTTTGATACATCCGGTACGATGTGGACCGTCAGTATACTTTTCATTTACGGACTCAAGAGTGCCTGGATTCCCTGGCTGTGGCCGGTCTGGAATCAGGTTTTTGTCTTTGTTTATCTGGCCATATGGATGCGCCGGTCGGGGGTAATGACAGGGGCACAATGGATTACTTTTCGTTTTGGTGACGGCAAAGGTTCCAAGTTGTCACATATTATCATTGTGGCATTTGCGGTGATCAGTGTGATCGGTTTTATCGCCTATTTCTTTGAGGGCATCGGTAAATTTTGTACTTCTATTCTTCCATGGGATCTGAGTGTGGATATACTCGGCTATCATCTGTCATCGGCCCGGTCATATGCATTGATTATCTGTGCGCTGACAACCTTATATACAGTCAAGGGTGGTATGTACAGTGTCGTAGCGACGGAGGTACTGCAGTTTTTTATTATGACGCTGGCTTGTTTTGCCATAGGGTATATTGCATATAATGCTGTGACTGCTGAGCAGATCCGTGCAGCCATACCGGACGGATGGCTTGATATGTCATTTGGCTGGACACTTGATCTGGACTGGAGCAAGACACAGGTCCCCAATGCAAATGATAAAATACTATCCGACGGATTCGGGATGTTTGGAGCTTTGTTTATGATGATGGTATTCAAGGGAATATTTGCCTCGATTGCAGGACCTGTACCGAGCTACGATATGCAGCGTGTATTGTCTTCACGTACCCCATCCGATGCAGCAAAGATGAGTGTGAGTTCCATCTTTGTGATGTATATACCCCGTTATCTGATGGTGGCATCATTCGCCGTGTTGGGACTGGTATATCTTGGGCCGGAAATGGGGCAGATGGGAGCCAATATTGATTTCGAAAAAGTGCTTCCCGAAGCCGTCAACCGCTTTGTACCGATAGGGCTTAAAGGATTGATCCTTGCCGGATTCCTTTCCGCTTTCATGGGGACGTTCTCCGCATTTGTCAATGCTGCCCCGGCATACATTGTCAACGATATCTATAAAAAGTATGTAAATCCCAATGCCTCCAATGCAAAGTATATACGCCTGAGTATTATATCCTCAGTGTTGCTGGTTATTATCGGTATTATATTTGGTTTCAATGCAGCTTCACTCAATAAGATTACACTCTGGATTACTTCTGCATTATATGGAGGTTATGTGGCTGCGAACGTGCTGAAATGGGTTTGGTGGCGTTTCTCCGGAGACGGTTATTTCTGGGGTATGCTTTTCGGCCTTATAGCTTCTACGCTCAAATTATTTCTGTTTCCGGAGATTGTCGATATTTATATCTTCCCGATTATTTTCCTTTTCTCCCTTCTGGGATGTATTATCGGGACTTACCTCAAGCCTCTGGAAAATCGTGAAACAGTCAAAGAATTCTATAAGAAAACAAAGCCCTGGGGTTTTTGGGGTCCTATAAAGAAAGAGGTCGAAATGGAAGATCCTTCTTTTGTCTCCAACAGCGGATTCAAGAGAGATATGTTCAATGTTGTGATCGGTATTGTATGGCAGATGGCACAGGTCGTTATCCCGATATACTTTATGGTAAGAGAAAATACCAAGATGGTGATCTGGTGTGCGGTGCTGATTCTTACCAGTATTCTGTTGAAAAAATTCTGGTGGAATAAACTCCCTGAAGCAGATAAATAG
- a CDS encoding DUF5009 domain-containing protein: MQVKRNNSLDTLRGIAILLMVLSASIAFGVMPGWMYHAQVPPPDHQFNPAIAGITWVDLVFPFFLFSMGAAIPLSMQNKLTRLSSWQILLSIAKRFILLVFFALFTMHARAWVLSDSPGIKEYVLSILSFALLFLIYVDLEQKIGKRNDWIVKIISYLACAAIVFWGKDQDKSFNIHNPDIIILVLANMALFGTLIWWLTAKNIWIRMGVLPLIMAVFLASKNEGSINYYLYNWTPADWLYKFYYLKYLFIILPATLVGEWIIAEQKSPSDWKTCKSSYLMVGMIGFLLLLGNVILLYSRELVLNFFLSVVLMFTAVYLIRKIGTVNIISRLVYTGSYLLLLGLLLESYEGGIKKDFSTYSYYFVCSGLAFFTMSSLYVLEVYGLFSRITRILASVGKNPMVAYTAGNLLLIPVLRLSGLEEYLNRLNHGLGDGTLRGVIFTGIVALFTIWTTEKKWFWKS, translated from the coding sequence ATGCAGGTCAAAAGAAATAATAGTCTGGATACCTTACGTGGAATTGCTATTCTTCTGATGGTCCTGTCCGCGAGCATTGCCTTTGGAGTCATGCCGGGCTGGATGTATCATGCACAGGTGCCGCCACCCGATCATCAGTTTAATCCGGCAATTGCTGGTATTACCTGGGTGGATCTGGTATTTCCTTTCTTCCTGTTTTCAATGGGAGCAGCGATTCCGCTGTCTATGCAGAATAAGTTGACCAGGTTATCCTCATGGCAGATTTTGCTCTCCATAGCTAAGCGGTTTATACTGTTAGTGTTCTTTGCTTTATTCACGATGCATGCAAGGGCATGGGTGCTTAGCGACAGCCCCGGCATAAAGGAATATGTACTGTCAATATTGTCATTTGCTCTCTTGTTTCTGATCTATGTTGATCTGGAACAGAAGATTGGAAAACGCAATGACTGGATAGTAAAAATTATATCTTATCTGGCCTGTGCAGCAATCGTATTTTGGGGTAAGGATCAGGACAAATCATTCAATATCCACAATCCGGATATTATTATTCTGGTACTGGCCAACATGGCCCTTTTCGGGACATTAATATGGTGGCTGACTGCGAAAAATATCTGGATCAGGATGGGAGTTCTCCCGTTGATAATGGCTGTATTCCTGGCATCTAAAAACGAAGGATCTATCAATTATTACCTCTACAACTGGACTCCGGCCGACTGGTTGTATAAGTTTTACTACCTCAAATATCTGTTTATTATTCTGCCGGCTACACTGGTTGGGGAATGGATCATTGCAGAACAGAAGTCACCGTCGGATTGGAAAACCTGCAAATCTTCTTATCTGATGGTAGGAATGATAGGGTTTCTGTTATTGTTGGGCAATGTAATTCTTCTGTACAGCAGGGAGCTGGTTCTCAACTTTTTCTTGTCTGTGGTATTGATGTTCACAGCCGTATATCTGATCCGCAAGATCGGAACGGTCAATATTATATCCAGACTTGTGTATACTGGAAGTTATCTGCTGTTGCTGGGTCTGTTGCTGGAGTCGTATGAAGGAGGGATCAAGAAAGATTTTTCCACATACAGTTATTACTTCGTGTGTTCTGGACTAGCCTTTTTCACAATGTCCTCCCTGTATGTACTGGAAGTCTACGGATTATTCAGCAGGATCACCCGGATACTGGCTTCAGTCGGTAAAAATCCAATGGTAGCCTACACTGCGGGCAACTTACTGCTGATTCCGGTATTGCGTCTTTCCGGACTGGAGGAATACCTCAACCGGTTGAATCACGGATTGGGAGACGGTACATTGAGAGGCGTTATTTTTACAGGTATTGTCGCATTATTTACCATCTGGACCACAGAAAAAAAGTGGTTCTGGAAATCATAG